TGCAGACAGAATGTCTAAACTAGGTCTATGGAAACTTGAAGAACGAAAAAACATATTGGATTTAATAGAAGTGTTCAAGATGTTGCATGGGTATTCAActgttacatataaaaaaaaaatatgaattagcCACAAACAAAAGAACAAGAGATCACCCACTTACACTTGTTAAATATAGATTCAAATCTGACAATTCAAAACTTCTTCTCAGAACATGTAGTCAACCGCTGGAACtcacttgataaaaatactgtAACAGTCACTTCCCTATATAGCTTATTTGCCAATAAGTCTATATAGCTTAATtgccaataaataaatatatatatatatatatatatgtatatatatatatatatatatatatatatatatatatatatatatatatatatatatatatttatttatttatttatttatataatatatatatatatatatgtatatatatatatatttatttatatatataatgtaggTTCAAACAAATTTGAAGTTAAAGAAAGAGAGAAAGTAGATAGTTTTTTGGATCCTGTGGCTTCTACTTCCAGTAAAAtaattgatgatgatgataatgataatgataatagaGATAGTTGTAAATGTGTTGAAAAGTTAAGGAAATTTAGTGATGGTGGAGTTTCGTTTAAAGAGATGTCAAATAAACGTGAGTTATTTTGGTTAGCTTTTTATTtgcatgaaaaaaaatatgttaaatatttttacaatattaaacaGCAAGGCTATTTGAGCCACACAACTATAAACCAAGAATATAAAACtgctaataaaaaacattcCTCTAAGTTAAAAGATTCTTCCATGTATCTTGTAGATACATGGATGTACCCATTAACTactttttgctaatttttttgattttattttttgtttagaatttcAATATGCTTTGTTCATGGATATGCAGAAAAATTTTCGCCAGCTCCAAGATACGCAAGCGCAAATCCTAGATAGGcttaaaaacattgaacaaaGTGGAGACGtcgattttattttgaatgttgACGATATTGAAAAAGAACCAATAAATTCAATTGAGAGATTcgatattattgaaaatattttaaaaacaagctCAAATGCAAGAAAACGCAaggtaacatatatatatatatatatatatatatatatatatatatatatatatatatatatatatatatatatatatatatatatatatatatataactaatatttaaccatgtttttattttattttttaaattaattattaggtTACTCAAATAAAAGCAGTTGGAGGAGCGACTCCACGAAAAAcgattaaaaatgttttgaatgaaATCATGACCCAAGGTATTCAGTCATTGTTTAGCAAGGACGGTAGAAAAGGAAAGAGAAAATTTACAGGCACTGCtcattataaatgcataaaaggTGAGCATTGAATGCAAATTTAAAGCTATTGCATCTTACTTAAGACTGAATATTTTTGCTAACATTAAGCAGAGGAACATAAAGCAGTATTTCATTGCTTATTTTCCGCTATTCAttgtttgcaaatatatttgctGTCGTTTTccgttttaatttatttttttatgtacgaCCTTCCAAAACTGATAAcatagtaatataaatttttattgttgttgttttcatttaaaataaatttttattgggGTATGTGAGGCTCCATAGCCGTGGTGAAACAACTCATCTAGGAGAAAGAAAACTCGAATATCAAATTCCCACTTTAATATGGTATGGGCAGGAGGAGCTCATAAACATTGGCTGGTAATGTTTTGTACAATAGGTTTACTTGGAAGGGCATCCAgttgtaaaatttgtttcaaattatACATAATATCATTCCCATCAGGAATTGATAATATGGAAACCCGTCTTAGCCATATAATTGTGGAACCATGTACTTTaaattctataataataattattattataaataatttgttgattttttggtttaaattttacttagcttttgattttaattgaaatttgttttgattttctaaAACGTGACCTATAATTGAAAGACAATTTTGACAAATATATCTTTAGAAGCCGTTGTTGGTGACAAAGTTGGTTACGATTCAAGCAGCATCGAGGGTGCTATTGGCGACATATTGAAACGAGCCAAAAAATAATGTCTTTGCTATTTgtagattgtatttattatatacgtttaaaaatattattctttttattttttataatgatttgtGTCTTGAATCCCTAAACACGTGCGTATTCAATTTAGACCCCGTGGgaaaaaaacttcatttcttACACCAAATGACTCcgttttttatagttgttagaAATCGAGTCGGTATGAGAATTAGctaaataaaattcaatgttGAATTTTATTCAGCTTAATCATTATTAATGATCAAAAGTCCACAATAGACGTCATTTGGACGTCCAAAGGTTATTTTGTCcgtttaatattaattaaaatgccAGTTTAAACGGACAAAATAACCTTTGGACGTCCAAATGACGTCTATTGTATTCTTTTGAACGGACTTTTTTGGACGTCCTCGAACGGACTTTAAACGTCCGAAATAGACGGACGAAAGTCGTTTCATTTGGTACGTCCAAAGGACGTCCGAACGGACCGTTTTGGACGTCCTTGGACGTACTATGGACGTCCGCGTGCCCACTGGGACTCCatgttatattcatttattgattattattatctaagtaaaagttttatttttagtgtcaTTTTCGCACTAACTACGAATAAGTTTGTATGCCTCCGACAATTGATAAAAACACTGCTTTTTGTATTTCTGCATCTTTAATATCATTGGCCAGTAAATAATTTGCAAAGCGTTCAATGTATTCCATAAAATCATCCTTTTCTAAATCAATACTCGATATATTAGCCAAGTGCATCATTTTCACTTCGTtgccaattgttaaaaatacgtTAAAGAAGAATACTAGTGTTTTAGGAAAAAACTCAATTAAATTAACTAcgaataaataaactataatcaACTGTAACAGCCATAAAATATATGTCCAtcaaaataacaataagtaCACGTTTCTCCTCTCGTCAGTAGTGTAAAAAGAGCATTCCAggacaaaattttttcaaccaTATACCTATCCATATTCTCAtatcatatttcaaatatatctaTAACCATAAACTCATatcatatttaattataaacttatCTATATTCTCATAAGTCATTTCAATCATTATACAATCTTTAAATTCTTAACTCATTTCAACTATTGTCCTAACCATAATTTCtgagctaaaataaaataatatataagataatggtagtataacaacaataatatatgattatatattatagttacaaACTATAAATTCTgagctaaaaaaactttttgtaatttttgtaattttttataaatcaatttttttaagttaagctATAATTTCATAACTGAAATCTAAGCTCATTGATTTCACAAGTGAAATCTAAGCGTAAATGTAATATAGCCTAAGCCATAGCTCATTGATTTCACAAATGAAATCTACGCATAAAATGAAGCATATCCTATTACAGTAAAACTTCCAGATTATCCAACTTGTGTATCTCCAGAGTTTAATGTAACTCCTAATCTCCTTCCAGTATGAACACTAGgcatgtaaaattaaaatttctgtaAAATGAGATAGTAGTTGTAGAGTCAATTGCATCTTTTGATTGATACAATAGTCCAGATGAtacattattaaatgatttaatactTACACCGTTCCACGAAGAAAGATAAAAGTCTTCTAAACCAGATGATATACTACCACATACACTATTCGAATCAAATccttaaaatattgtataaccCTGTCCGTCATATGGTGTCCAAGGTTGTATAACAGAGTTAGTATTTACTAAAGTATTGTATGCATCATACATGCGTACTCTAGATTCCCACCAATTTCCAGATACTCCAATAACATGCATTCtaatatatttaagataaaCACCCAGACCAGCATTGTCTGTAGtgtctaataatatatattctttaccATAAGTTGTGTTCACAAATCTAAATGTTTCTGAGTATAATTTAATAGGTGACAACAATTGAGGTATTGATGTAGTTCTGGTAATATGAGGTTGTATCCAATATGTAACGTTTTGactaattttattgtataattaaatCACTAGACTATTAGTAAATGATAAATCTAGTGTAAAGTATCCTCGTAATGCATTAGCTGTATACGCATTACAACCTTGTAAAGAGTTTGTATAAAATGGTCCACCTAGAGGTGTAAATAGAAAATCACAGGCTAAAGAAATAGTATTATCTCCAACACTATCTGTAGAAGTAGAATAATCTCCTATGCAAATTGCATGATCTGCGTATATTCTAAGAAATACATTACCTGGAACATTATGATTAGGATCAGATCCTTCTAATGCTAACCATAGTTTTCTGAGAGTACCAGGACCAGAAGATTGTACAAAAACTGTTGTTGCATCAACACCTGTATTTGGGGGAATAGTCTGTTTTTTTAATCCAAGGCATGTTAAACTTGAATTTGGTACTATCCCTAATTCATTAAGATTAAGTGTTTTattatcaacataattttttgtagCAGCATCATGTGAGCAAGTAGGTTCTgctacatttattaatttattagaatTCATATTAGTATTACTAGCTGCATTATTTTGTCCATCTCTCCTAATGAACAAGTTAGTAGCTTGAGATATTGTTAAATCATCTACAGCTACAGCTGAAGTAGTATCGCGTCCCAATTTATCAACaggcattttatatataaagaaaaattttttaactatattttttttaaaaaaattaccaaagattattaataatattctgaAAATCACATtcttcatctagtttttttaaaacatataaacacaaGTGTCCACAGATTGAGGTATTTCCAAATTGAACTCTAtcactattataataaacaggactttttaaataattaacaacttCAACTGGTGGTGGTAGTTTATAAGAgtcaaaacttagttttttatcTCCATCTTTGTACCAGCAAATCCAGTGAAACCCCTGTGTACTTGAATCTTctgtatttaatattccacattcttttctttgtgtatttttaggtaattcatctcttccaaatacacctctaaaatgttttatttttagtttttttgctgCTTCGATCAATTGAAAATTTGTTAGTGGTTCATTTGGTAAAATTATTTCTTCAACATTAATAAGTTTAtgataattgttattaattttttccatttttatttatatatatttatatttttgggCTCTTTGACCTATTTGACCTATTTAACTTCTTTAACCTCTTTGGGTTCTGAGCTCTTTGAACTCTTTgacttataaattatttacttttagtttGTAGTGTCCATATGCTAATGTGTGAATTCCATCttctaaaataactcttttatcGTCTTCTGCacttaatgctattttattgaCCTCTTCTGTGTAAATTTCATGTGAATGTGATCTTATTACATTCATATTCATCATCTTATTTTCtttacttgataaaaattttttgtaatcttcatgtgttatatactttttaatagcATCTTTCTTTACtcctttacattttttgttatcttttccGTGTACTTTGTAAGAATACAACTTTGATCTGAGTCCTACAAATTCTTCAATTTGTGCTCCTCCAgactcatctttaaacattccaATTACTTTCTTATTAACATCAACTTTAAAATCTACATTATTAATTGCTGGGTGTTTTGGGtcaaattcacttgtatcaaatttgcTTTCAACATCTTTAGAAATATCAGCATAAAAGTCTTCTGTTTTAATTTCGTATGCTAAAGAATCTGTATCAGTTTTGCTCgatcaacatattttttctttatgtaatcataatgaaacTCGTACATTAAAGTTTTGCTCAAATCTAATAAACACATTCCTGAGTAAATTGGTTtagcatattttaattttgttcttttcatatgtattgcgattaagttttcatcaaatattgtTCTACTTTCAAAGTTCGGTTTTGATGCTAGTTTAATAGCTTCATTTCTGTCTGTTACTAATCTAAtatcaactctgttttcaacATTCTCCATTGTTTTTCCAAATACGAATTgttcatgagtttaaaaaagtctttttcaaaatcattagtTGCTTAAGTTCTAAGTTTTGTATTTAGTTAAATGTATTCATTTAGCCATGCtctttcttcaaactttatgCATCTATGAATTTTAGTAATCTTTAATCCTAATCTTTCATACAATTCAAGATTTTCATAATGtactatatactttttcttattattcaAGTTAGGgactaatttttcaaatttatcaatatttaatctTTCAGGTACGAGAGGATAATCATTACGTTCATCATCTAGATATTCAGGGTAATCTAAATCTACCTCTAGTATACATGAAATTAATTTCCacttttctatttcattttcaTCCATTCATTTAAAACCATGTGTTGGAAGTGGTTTACTCATTGCCCAtccataaaaattattagcatCTAAATATTGGATGAATGTTGATGGTTTGCTTTGATCATACTCATCACCCATGTACTTATTATTAGAAGTTCCTAACCTATTTGGTATCATACTAATTCTACCTCTTATACCTTTCTTTATCATTAGGATCATATCGTAATCGCTCAACAgttctaattttacttttgcTTTCTTCAATGCAGTATAccaagctaatcctggtgaTGTATAataccaagcaggatctaatttatAACAATTCATACAaacatctctaaaattttcaaagacgTCAGCTAGTAAAAGCACATCTGAAACATTGTACAAGTCGTGATAGTCTCTAAATGTTTTGCAATGAAACTCATTCCATACATTTTGTGCATGTGAGTAATCATCA
This genomic interval from Hydra vulgaris chromosome 01, alternate assembly HydraT2T_AEP contains the following:
- the LOC136075528 gene encoding uncharacterized protein LOC136075528 → MDHKRSLKRQHVSPTKRLFSTIVIKEDGADTKTVVPSHWVDPCKSIVFYPPRGRKTVGIYLSEWAEPEAGWQEFKLIEYILEAGSYETCQAMLMFQTEDEDDDVPISKKFETIVKERVASPKLKLGGMKTKFQYLDEEDDVSSSNKFEVKEREKVDSFLDPVASTSSKIIDDDDNDNDNRDSCKCVEKLRKFSDGGVSFKEMSNKQFQYALFMDMQKNFRQLQDTQAQILDRLKNIEQSGDVDFILNVDDIEKEPINSIERFDIIENILKTSSNARKRKVTQIKAVGGATPRKTIKNVLNEIMTQGIQSLFSKDGRKGKRKFTGTAHYKCIKEAVVGDKVGYDSSSIEGAIGDILKRAKK